In Mycoplasma feriruminatoris, the sequence TTAGATTAAGTCAAGTAGAACATATTAAAGCTATTAAACAAGTTGTAGATGTTCCAATAATTGGGTTAATTAAAAAACATTATGATAATAGTGAAGTATTTATTACACCAACAATTAAAGAAGTTGAACAATTAATTGATTTAAAAGTTGATATAATTGCACTTGATGCAACTTTAAGAAAAAGACCAGATCAAAATCTAGCCGATTTAATAAAAACAATTAAAACTAAATATCCAAATCAGTTATTGTTAGCTGATTGTTCTACTATTGATGATGCTATTAATGCTCAAAATTTAGGTTTTGATTTAATTGCAACTACTTTAAGAGGTTATACTAATCAAACTTTAAATCATAATAATATTGAAAATGATTATCAATTTTTAAAAGATTTAAAAAAAGTTATTACAAAACCAATTATTGCTGAAGGTGGAATTTGAACTCCAAAACAAGCAAAAGATATTTTAGAACTTGGAATTCATAGTGTTGTTGTTGGATCAGCTATTACTAGATTACATTTAATAGTAAAATATTGAAATGAAAAAATAAAATAAATTGTATAAACAAATATTTTTAACTTTTGTTTTTCTAATAGGACTATAGTATATAGTTCTTTTTAAAAATGAACAATTTTTACTATTTTTATGTCTAAGTTGATAAATAATTATTAAAGTTGATTTGTTATATTATTATATTAGGAGTGTTTATTATGAAAATTGATGAAAAAGAATTAATATCTAAGTATTTTGATCAAGCTTTAAATGAAACAATGAAAGTTGTTTCTATTCCTTCTTATCTAACTGAACCAAGTAGTGATGCTCCTTATGGAAAAGGTTGTAAAGAAGTATTAGATTATGTAATTGATCTAGCTAATAATTTAGGTTTTCAAACATATAAAGATGTTAATAATAAATATGGGTTTGTTGATTATGGAACTGGTGAAAAATTATTTGTAATTTTAGCTCATTTAGATGTAGTTCCACCAGGAAGTATTGAACAATGAGTAACTGATCCTTTTGTTCCAATCATTAAAGATAATAAATTAATTGGAAGAGGAACTTTTGATGATAAAGGTCCTGCAATAATGAATTTATTTGCTTTAAAATATTTAAAAGATCATAATTTTGTTTCTTCAAAATATAAAATCAGACTAATTTTTGGACTAACTGAAGAAACTACATGAGATTCAATTCAAACTTATATTAAAGATCATGGAGTTGGTGATTTAGGATATACTCCAGATGGTGAATTTCCTGTAGTTTATGCTGAAAAATGAATTACAAATTTAGACATTATTTCAAATGAACCAACTGATATTCAAATTAGTGGTGGAGCTGCTTATAATGTTGTTTGTGATACAGTTTGATATAAAGGACCAAAAATTAAACAAATACAAGAGTATTTAAATAAAAATAATATAACTACAAAAATAGAAGATGATAAATTAATAGTTCAAGGAAAAGCAGGTCATGGAAGTTTACCATGATATGGAGTAAATGCTGCAACTTGATTAGCTAAAAGTATGTATGAAAATGATGTTCATCATAAAATTACAGATTATTTAGCAACAAATGTGCATTTAGACTTTAATTTAAAAAATGTATTTGGTGATATTTCAGATGAAACTGGTGAACTAACTCAAAATGTAGGAATTATTGAAATTAAAAATAAATTTGCAAAAATTGGATTAAACTTTAGAATTCCAGTATTTACTAATCCAACTCAAATTTTTATTCCAACATTAACTAAATATCTAGAAAAAAATAACTTATCTTTAGAAGTTAAAAAAATTGATAATAGTTTATATGTTCCTCAAGATTCAGATTTAATTAAAAAAATTATGAGAGTTTATCAAGAAGTAACTCAAGACTATAAAGCAAAACCAATTGCTATTGGTGGGGGAACTTATGCTAAAGCAATGCCTAATGTTGTTGCTTTTGGTGCTGAGTTTGATATTGAAAACTCAACTATGCATGCATATAATGAATATGTTAAAATTGATGATTTAAAAAAGATGCTAGAAATTTATACTAAAGCCATTGTTCTACTAACTGAATAACATTCATCTATTACTTTTATATATTTTTATGTTATAAAAAACTTAGTAAAGAATATAAAAGAAAGAGATAAAATGAAAAAATATTTATTTAATTTATTAACTATAATTTATATGTTTATGATTGTTTTAATCGCTAACGAATCATTTGGTTATGGTCATAATGCTCAATTGCACTTATTAGGTAAATTTAATCCAGCTTATGGATTAGCTGTAAGTGGAGTTGTTCTTAGCTCATTATTATTAGTTATTCCTTTTTTACTAACATTTGTTAAAAAAACAAGAAAAGTAGAAAAAACATTATTTATAACTAATTTTGTGATTTTTGTTATAACTATAGTTTTATTATTTTTAGCAAGCATATTTTTTATGATTAATAATATAGGAACTATTGGATCACATATTGGAATTATTGTTTTATATTTAACTGTAATTGGTGTAGTCTTACAAAACTATTCAAATATCTTTAAAATTAAATTGACAAAAAATAAAAATCAAACTACAGAAAAATAAAACAATAATTATTAAGGAGAAATATGAGTAAAAAAGTTAGCATTATTTTAATAGCTGGTGGTAGTGCTAGTGGTAAAACAACTATTGCTAGTAAAATAGCTAATGAGATTTTAAAAGATAAATCTGTAGAACATATTTCAATGGATAATTATTATAAAGATTTTAGTAGCTTAACTTTTGAACAAAGAAATCAAATTAATTTTGATCATCCTAATTCAATTGATATCGATCTTTTAATTAAAGATTTAAAACAACTTTTAAAAAGACAAGATATTTTTGTTCCAACTTATGATTTTACAAAACATATTAGAACAGATAAAGAAAAACTAGTTAAAGCTAGTGATGTAATCATAGTTGATGGAATCTTTTCATTGCATTTTGAAAAATTGCGTGAACTTGGAGATATTAAAATATTTGTTAAAACTCCTGATGATTTAAGATTCATTAGAAGACTAGTTAGAGATATAAAAGAACGTAATAGAACAATTGAAAGTGTTATTGATCAATATTTAACTGATGTTAAACCAATGCATGATCTTTTTATAGAACAAACTATAGATTATGCAGATATTGTAATACCTTTTAAAAAAGGAAATGATGTAGCTATTGATATAGTTGCTTCAAAAATAAAAGATTTATTAAGTTAAATTAAAACTGCAAATTAGTAATTTGCAGTTTTTTATTTGTTTTTAGATAAAGTTTATTTTTAGTATTGATTTGATTTTAAATTTATAATTTAGTTATATGTTTATTTAAAATAATTGATTAAAAAATTAGAAATGTAGGAGAGTTATGTTTAATAAAACTATTATTCATATAGATATGGATGCATTTTTTGCAAGTTGTATGCAATTAAAACATCCTGAATTAAAAAACAAACCTGTAGTAATTTCTAATAATTTTGATAAATCAATTATTTCAACTGCTAGTTATGAAGCTAGAAAATATAATATTAAAGCTGCAATGCCTTTATTTAAAGCAAAAAAACTATATCCACAAATCATTAGTATTAAACCTGATATGAATTTTATTAGTAATATTTCTCATCAAATTTGAGAATTTATAAAAAATAATTATACTAATAAAATTGAAATTGCTTCAATTGATGAAGCCTATTTAGATGTAAGTGATTTAGTTACAAATATTGATGTTTTACAATTAGCAAAAAACATTCAACAAGATATTTATAAACAATTTAATTTAACTTGTTCTTTAGGAATTGGGTTTAATCGCTTTAGTGCTAAAATGTCAACTAGTTTAAATAAACCAAACGGAATTACTTTAACAACAACAAATAATTTCAAAGAAAATATTTGACCAATTTTGATTAATAAAATGTATGGAGTTGGTGAATCAGCTGCTAAACTTTTAATTAATAATAAAATCAAAACTATAAAAGACTTAGCTTTATTAAGTGATGTTGAAGTTTATGGATTATTAAACAAAAAAGGATTAGGTTTAAAAAGTGAGGCTTTAGGTTTAGGTAGTGATTATATAAATTATTTATCAAATGAATATAAAAGTATTTCAAAAGAAACTACTTTAAATACTCCTATTTATCAATATGATGAAATAGAAACTATAATTTCAAGTTTATCTAAATTTATTTCTTATAAATTACATAAAAATCAATTACTATGTAAAACAGTTGAAATTAAAATTAGATATAAAATTGATGACCAAATATTTGATAAACAAAAGCATCTAGCAAGTAGACATAAACAAATTACTTTAAAAAATCACACTAATGATTTTGAAAAAATCTATAATAGTGCTTTAGATTGTTTTTATAGTTTATATGAACAAAACAAAGGGATTTTATTAATTGGAGTTGGAGTTTGTAAATTAATTCATAAAAATCAAAACTGAGTACAACTAGATATTAATGATGAAATTAAAGTTGATAAAAATCAAATAGATAATGCTTTAAAAATAGAAAATATGATTTTTAATATTAATAAAAAATTTAAAAAACCAGTTATTTTAAAAGCTAAAGATTTAAAAAAATCTAGCTAATAACTGGTTTATATTAGTTGTTCATTTAAACTAACTAAAACTTTTTTAGTATCTGATGGAATATTAATTCTTATCATCATTTCGCTCTCAACTTTAAAATTAATTCATCCTAATCCTGAAATTGAAATATCATATCAATTATTTAAATGTTCATTTGTAAATTTAAATTCATAAACTTGAACATTTTCACTATTATTAATATATGGAATTAAACTTTTTCTATTATTATTTCAATATCTAGTAACATTTTTAGTATTAGTTCTATGTAAATTAATTTCTTTATTTGTATAAATATGAAAATTAGTTTTTTTATTAGAAAAACTTAAATAATCAAATCAACAAACTCCAGAAAAGAAAATAGAATTATTATTTGCTAATTGGTAAGTAAATTGATGGATTTCTTTTTTAAAATAGCAATAATTTTGAAATCTTTTATTCATTAAATTAGCAATACTGTTTTTTCTACTAACTCCAGCTGAATCAAAAATAGTTGTGTTTTTATCTAATTGAATTTCTATAAAATCTAAAGTGGTATTAAAGTATTTAGAAACAACTATACTTGGAATTAGTTTATTAATTTCTAACATTTTATTAATTAAACTAGATTTACCAACATTACTTGCTCCAATAAAGTATTGTTGGTATTTATTGTTTTTAATTACTTTATTTAATAAAGGTTCAACTAGATTTAATTTATTTGCACTAGTTAAAAAGATCTCAGGATCATTTAAACTACTAGTTTTAAAAACATTATTAATATAGTTTCTAATTTTTTCTAATTTAATAGATTTAGGTAGTAAATCTATTTTATTTACTACTAAAATAACTTGAAAATCTTTTATTAAATTTTCTATTTCTAATATTCTAGAACCAAATAAATCAAATATATCTAAAACATAATAAAAAACTAAATGATTATCTTCATTTTCTTTAACTAAAGTTGAAATTTTATTAATGAATTGTTCATCATTAATTTCACTATCAACTAATTGATTGTAGTTTTTAATTTTAAAACATCTTAAACAATAAGCATGTTCAGTATCATTTACATAACCTTGTTCTAATTTATTTGTTGTTTGTAATAAGCTTCCACAACCTAAACATGATTTCATAAAAACTCCTAATCTTTTTTAATATATTTATTATTAGTGTTCTTAAATTTAGAAAAAGCATAAATAAAATCAATTAAATATAAAATCTTTAATACATCATTAAAACAATGAGTTTTAGCTAAACTAACACTTTTATTTAATACTTTAAATTCATCTATATTAATTTTATCTACTGAAAAAAGTTTTAAAGCATTACAACAACTTAAATAAATATCTTCAGTATCATTTAAATTTGAATCATTAAAAATATCTTTAGCATAATCTATAAACTTTCTTAAACTAGGAATTGTTATAGTATTTTGACCAGTTCAACCTTTTTGAATGTTTTTAGGATTATAAAACTGTTCATTTTTATTATCTAAATTAACAAATGATAAATGATTTAAAACTTGATAAATATCTAAACTATTAATTTTATATTCATTAGTAGTTTTATCTAATATAAATAGTTCTGATTTTTTATTTTTTAATAAACTTTTATTTTGATTAATTCAAGATTCAATAATTTTTTTATCATTACTTTGTCCTGCAAAAATAATTGTTTTAATTTTTTTATTAATACACATATTAATAAAACTCTTTTTTAACAAATTATATTGTTTGTAAAAATCATAATTTTTATCATTATAAATTCTTTTAATAGCTAAAGATTTAATTGCTTTACGATTAATTCTGTTATAAATTTCTTCTAAGTTTTTTGCAAAAGAGTATTGTAAAATATAAACTAAATCTTTTTCATTTTCATTATATAAAGTAGGTTGTAGTTCTTCTTTATTATGGCTTTTGTTAAAAAACTCAGTATCAACAATAATTGCTGGTCATTTAATTTGTTTTAATATTTGAGATATTTCTTTTTTGTTTATATAAAAGTATTGATATTTGTTTAAATAGTATTTTTCATTTTCAACGATAATTCTATTAAAATTCATCTTTATCATCTTTTCTATTTATAATAATATCAAAATATGATATTTAATATATTGTTAAAATAAGAAAAGGTAAATATGATAAAAAATTTAACAGTTAACCAATTTTTTTTAGTTGTTTTACAACAACATTTAATAGCTAGTTTATTAGAAGAAAATGAAATAAAACCATCTAAAACCAAACAAAAAGTTCAAATTTATACAAAATCTAAACTAGCACCTTTAATAAGTAATTTTCCATTTAGACTACAAGAAATGATCTATGATTTTTTAGATCTAAATGATTGAAGTGAATTAAAAGAATTTTTAAAAATTAGAAATGAAGAAATTAAAAACGAAATCACTCCATCAGCTTTACAAGAACTAGAACAAAGTGAAGATGGTTATGAAATTAATGAACAATTTGGTGAAATGTTTAGTGTAATGACAAGTATTAATGTCTTTTCTCTTACATATGATTGTTTAGATGATGTTCAAAAATTATTTCCTAAACTAGGTGAAGATGAATTAATTAAAAATGTTAGTTATGATGATATTAATTATTTATTTCAAACTATATTAAATAGTGCAATCGAAAAAATAAAAGAACAATATTTAAACTATTTTGATGAAAATCAAGATGAAGTTTTATCATTATTTGATGATGCACAAACAAGTAATATAATTGCTGCAAAAAAAGCATTAACAGATAAACTTTTTGAATACTTTGAAAACAAAAAAATGGAATATTCTGATTCTTTTGTTTCTAACTTTTTATCTGGTAATGCTGATAAATTAATTGCAGGTTATAAAATTATAAAAGACATAATTAAAATTGATTTTTTAATTAGTTTAAACACTTTTATTGCTGATATTATGCCTGAAATTTTAAAAAAGATTAAATAAAATTAGTTTGACTTAATTCCTTTTATTCTTGAAGCATAGTAAAAAGCTTCACCAATAGTTGGATGAGTGTAAATTGTTTTTTGTAATGTAGCAAAATTTAATTTTTGTTGCATAAATAATCCAATATGATTAATTAATAAATTAGCATTTTCTATCATCATAAAACAACCTAAAATTTCTTGAGTTTGTTTTGAAATTAAAAACTTAATAAATGAATAATCACTAACTATATTATCAGCATGAGCTCTTGGAAGTGCTTTTGAATTAATGATAATTGAATCAAATTCAATATTTTGTTCTTTTAATTGTTGTTCTGTTAAACCAATTCCAGCAATTTCTGGGTTTAAATAAATTGCTCAAGTAACTAGGTTTTTATCAAATTTTTCATTTTTATTAGTATTTAAAATATCACTTGCTACAATATCTCCTGTTTTATAGGCAACTGAAGATAATAAAGTTAATCCAGTTACATCACCAATAGCATAAATATTATCAATATTTGTTTTCATATGTTCATCTACTAGAACAAATCCATTTTTATCTTTTTTAATATCAATATTTGAAAATGCTTCAATATTTGGAGTTCTTCCTACAGCTAGTAGGATTTTTTTACTTTCTATAAAAGTTTCATCATAATAAACTTTATTATTATCGATCTTTTTAATATTTACATTATCAATAACTGTAATATCTTTTTGTTTAAAATATTCTTTTACACTTTTTTGAATATCAATATCAAATCTTGATAAAAACTCAACATTAGTTAAGATAGTAACTTTTGATCCTAAAGTATTATATAAATAAGCAAATTCTAATGAAATTGGACCATCTCCAATAATAGTTAATGAACTTGGAACATCATTTAAAACTAAAGCTTGATCTGAATCTAGTAAATATCCATTTTTTTGTGATTCTTCTAGTCCTTCAAAGTTTATAATTTTAGGTCTTGTTCCAGTTGCTAAAACTAATTTATCAAAATTAATAATTTCATCATTAACTTTAATACTATTAGTAGTTAAAACTTCACCAAATCCTTTATAAAAAGTAATACCATTTAAATTAATTTGATTACTAATAGAAGTATTGAAAAATTCTTTGTTTTCTAGTCTTCTTTGTTGCATTTTTAAAAAATCAAATGAAATATTATCAACACTAATTCCAAATTTTTCTGCATTTTTAATTAGTTCTAAAACTTTAGCTGATTTAATTAAAGTTTTAGTTGGAACACATCCTTTATTTATACAAGTTCCACCTACATCTTGTTTTTCAATTAAAGCTACTTTTTTATTATTTAAACTTAAAATATTTGCAAGACTATAACCACCAGGCCCTGCTCCTATTACTACTATGTCAAACTTTTTCATAACTACTCCTTACTGCTATCTACTAATATATTAATTTAAATATAAAAGATTAAAATATTTTTTTATATGTTTAAATTAAAAATTTTCAATATATTTTAAACCTTTGTAAGTGATTTCTCTACCTTTAATAGTTCTTATAATTAGACTTTCTCTAATTAAAAAAGGTTCTATGTTATTTGCAATAATTAAAGGAGTTGTGTTTAAAAGATGAGCAATATTATCTAAACCAACTCTTTTATTTTTTGCAATCATTTTTAAATAATTAATTTCAGTAACTGTTAAACCTAATTCATAAATTTCTAGTTTTTCTAAAACCTTTTTTATATAATTAATATCAATTTTTTTAGGATTATCACATATAATATGATCTTTAATTCTTTTAATTAGATTAATAGCAATTCTTGGTGTTTTTCTACAAAAACTAGCTAAATATAAGTAAATATCTTCTTCTAATTTA encodes:
- a CDS encoding N-acetylmannosamine-6-phosphate 2-epimerase, whose translation is MNLIDQIKNTLIISCQAVDDEPLNDSYVLSKMAYALVLGGAKVLRLSQVEHIKAIKQVVDVPIIGLIKKHYDNSEVFITPTIKEVEQLIDLKVDIIALDATLRKRPDQNLADLIKTIKTKYPNQLLLADCSTIDDAINAQNLGFDLIATTLRGYTNQTLNHNNIENDYQFLKDLKKVITKPIIAEGGIWTPKQAKDILELGIHSVVVGSAITRLHLIVKYWNEKIK
- a CDS encoding M20 family metallopeptidase; translated protein: MKIDEKELISKYFDQALNETMKVVSIPSYLTEPSSDAPYGKGCKEVLDYVIDLANNLGFQTYKDVNNKYGFVDYGTGEKLFVILAHLDVVPPGSIEQWVTDPFVPIIKDNKLIGRGTFDDKGPAIMNLFALKYLKDHNFVSSKYKIRLIFGLTEETTWDSIQTYIKDHGVGDLGYTPDGEFPVVYAEKWITNLDIISNEPTDIQISGGAAYNVVCDTVWYKGPKIKQIQEYLNKNNITTKIEDDKLIVQGKAGHGSLPWYGVNAATWLAKSMYENDVHHKITDYLATNVHLDFNLKNVFGDISDETGELTQNVGIIEIKNKFAKIGLNFRIPVFTNPTQIFIPTLTKYLEKNNLSLEVKKIDNSLYVPQDSDLIKKIMRVYQEVTQDYKAKPIAIGGGTYAKAMPNVVAFGAEFDIENSTMHAYNEYVKIDDLKKMLEIYTKAIVLLTE
- the udk gene encoding uridine kinase, encoding MSKKVSIILIAGGSASGKTTIASKIANEILKDKSVEHISMDNYYKDFSSLTFEQRNQINFDHPNSIDIDLLIKDLKQLLKRQDIFVPTYDFTKHIRTDKEKLVKASDVIIVDGIFSLHFEKLRELGDIKIFVKTPDDLRFIRRLVRDIKERNRTIESVIDQYLTDVKPMHDLFIEQTIDYADIVIPFKKGNDVAIDIVASKIKDLLS
- a CDS encoding Y-family DNA polymerase codes for the protein MFNKTIIHIDMDAFFASCMQLKHPELKNKPVVISNNFDKSIISTASYEARKYNIKAAMPLFKAKKLYPQIISIKPDMNFISNISHQIWEFIKNNYTNKIEIASIDEAYLDVSDLVTNIDVLQLAKNIQQDIYKQFNLTCSLGIGFNRFSAKMSTSLNKPNGITLTTTNNFKENIWPILINKMYGVGESAAKLLINNKIKTIKDLALLSDVEVYGLLNKKGLGLKSEALGLGSDYINYLSNEYKSISKETTLNTPIYQYDEIETIISSLSKFISYKLHKNQLLCKTVEIKIRYKIDDQIFDKQKHLASRHKQITLKNHTNDFEKIYNSALDCFYSLYEQNKGILLIGVGVCKLIHKNQNWVQLDINDEIKVDKNQIDNALKIENMIFNINKKFKKPVILKAKDLKKSS
- the yqeH gene encoding ribosome biogenesis GTPase YqeH, with amino-acid sequence MKSCLGCGSLLQTTNKLEQGYVNDTEHAYCLRCFKIKNYNQLVDSEINDEQFINKISTLVKENEDNHLVFYYVLDIFDLFGSRILEIENLIKDFQVILVVNKIDLLPKSIKLEKIRNYINNVFKTSSLNDPEIFLTSANKLNLVEPLLNKVIKNNKYQQYFIGASNVGKSSLINKMLEINKLIPSIVVSKYFNTTLDFIEIQLDKNTTIFDSAGVSRKNSIANLMNKRFQNYCYFKKEIHQFTYQLANNNSIFFSGVCWFDYLSFSNKKTNFHIYTNKEINLHRTNTKNVTRYWNNNRKSLIPYINNSENVQVYEFKFTNEHLNNWYDISISGLGWINFKVESEMMIRINIPSDTKKVLVSLNEQLI
- a CDS encoding dihydrolipoyl dehydrogenase; the encoded protein is MKKFDIVVIGAGPGGYSLANILSLNNKKVALIEKQDVGGTCINKGCVPTKTLIKSAKVLELIKNAEKFGISVDNISFDFLKMQQRRLENKEFFNTSISNQINLNGITFYKGFGEVLTTNSIKVNDEIINFDKLVLATGTRPKIINFEGLEESQKNGYLLDSDQALVLNDVPSSLTIIGDGPISLEFAYLYNTLGSKVTILTNVEFLSRFDIDIQKSVKEYFKQKDITVIDNVNIKKIDNNKVYYDETFIESKKILLAVGRTPNIEAFSNIDIKKDKNGFVLVDEHMKTNIDNIYAIGDVTGLTLLSSVAYKTGDIVASDILNTNKNEKFDKNLVTWAIYLNPEIAGIGLTEQQLKEQNIEFDSIIINSKALPRAHADNIVSDYSFIKFLISKQTQEILGCFMMIENANLLINHIGLFMQQKLNFATLQKTIYTHPTIGEAFYYASRIKGIKSN